In Jejubacter calystegiae, the following are encoded in one genomic region:
- the ubiU gene encoding ubiquinone anaerobic biosynthesis protein UbiU: MELLCPAGNLPALKAAIENGADAVYIGLKDDTNARHFAGLNFTEKRLQEAANFVHQKGRKLHIAINTFAHPDGFSRWERAVDMAAQLGADALILADLAMLEYAAKHYPNVERHVSVQASATNEEAIRFYKNHFDVSRVVLPRVLSIHQVKQLARVTPVPLEVFAFGSLCIMAEGRCYLSSYLTGESPNTVGACSPARFVRWQQTSQGLESRLNEVLIDRYQDGENAGYPTLCKGRYLVDGQRYHALEEPTSLNTLELLPTLLAAGIASVKIEGRQRSPAYVSQVAKVWRQAIDRCMANPEGFTAQPEWMEALGAMAEGTQTTLGAYHRKWQ, translated from the coding sequence ATGGAATTGCTTTGCCCGGCCGGGAACCTTCCGGCGCTGAAGGCGGCTATCGAAAACGGCGCCGATGCGGTTTACATCGGCCTGAAAGACGACACCAATGCCCGCCACTTTGCCGGCCTCAACTTTACCGAAAAACGGTTGCAGGAAGCGGCCAATTTCGTCCATCAAAAAGGGCGTAAGCTGCATATCGCCATTAATACCTTCGCCCATCCGGATGGTTTTTCCCGCTGGGAGCGCGCCGTGGATATGGCGGCGCAGCTGGGGGCCGATGCCCTGATTCTGGCGGATCTTGCCATGCTGGAATATGCCGCAAAGCACTATCCCAACGTGGAACGCCACGTCTCGGTGCAGGCATCCGCCACCAATGAAGAGGCGATCCGCTTCTATAAAAACCATTTCGATGTCTCCCGCGTGGTACTACCGCGGGTGCTCTCCATCCACCAGGTGAAGCAGCTGGCGCGCGTAACGCCGGTGCCGCTGGAGGTCTTCGCCTTCGGTAGCCTGTGCATTATGGCCGAAGGACGCTGCTATCTCTCTTCTTACCTGACCGGCGAATCGCCCAATACCGTTGGCGCCTGCTCTCCCGCCCGTTTCGTGCGCTGGCAGCAGACCAGCCAGGGTCTGGAATCGCGCCTGAACGAGGTGCTGATCGACCGCTACCAGGATGGCGAGAATGCCGGGTATCCCACGCTGTGTAAGGGTCGCTACCTGGTGGACGGTCAGCGCTACCACGCGCTGGAAGAGCCCACCAGCCTCAATACGCTGGAACTGCTGCCGACGCTGCTTGCAGCCGGTATCGCCTCGGTGAAAATCGAGGGGCGCCAGCGTAGCCCGGCCTACGTCAGTCAGGTGGCGAAAGTATGGCGCCAGGCTATCGATCGCTGCATGGCGAACCCCGAAGGCTTCACGGCTCAGCCGGAATGGATGGAGGCGCTGGGCGCCATGGCCGAAGGCACCCAGACCACCCTTGGGGCTTACCACCGCAAGTGGCAGTAA
- the dolP gene encoding division/outer membrane stress-associated lipid-binding lipoprotein, which produces MKVLTPLAVLMAALLLQGCVGAVVAGSAAVATKTATDPRTMGTQVDDSTLELRVNNALSKDEQLKKEARISVTAYQSRVLLTGQAPSTELAAQAKQIALGVDGASEVYNEIRQGQPVTMGTASSDTWITTKVRSQLLTSDQVKSSNVKVTTENGEVFLLGVVTEAEGKAAADIASRVSGVKHVTTAFNYIK; this is translated from the coding sequence ATGAAGGTATTAACGCCCCTGGCAGTTTTGATGGCTGCCCTGTTATTGCAAGGCTGTGTCGGCGCCGTTGTGGCCGGTAGCGCCGCCGTTGCCACCAAGACCGCCACCGACCCACGTACTATGGGTACCCAGGTGGATGACAGCACCCTGGAGCTGCGCGTGAATAATGCGCTCTCGAAAGATGAGCAGTTGAAGAAAGAGGCGCGCATCAGCGTCACCGCTTATCAGAGCCGCGTGCTGCTGACCGGCCAGGCCCCCAGCACCGAACTGGCCGCACAGGCTAAGCAGATTGCGCTGGGCGTTGATGGCGCCAGCGAAGTGTACAACGAAATCCGTCAGGGCCAGCCGGTTACCATGGGTACCGCCTCTTCGGATACCTGGATCACCACCAAAGTCCGTTCCCAGTTGCTGACCAGCGACCAGGTGAAGTCTTCTAACGTTAAGGTCACCACCGAAAACGGCGAAGTCTTCCTGCTGGGCGTCGTCACCGAAGCTGAAGGTAAGGCCGCGGCAGATATCGCCAGCCGGGTCAGCGGCGTGAAGCACGTCACTACCGCTTTTAACTACATTAAATAG
- a CDS encoding GIY-YIG nuclease family protein, whose translation MSDWSLYIIRTAHNHLYTGITTDVTRRLHQHQTGKGAKALRGKGELRLVFSRQLGDRSLALRMEYRIKQLSRAQKEKLIGNSSDFESLLAALKSD comes from the coding sequence ATGTCTGACTGGTCACTCTATATCATCCGAACCGCCCATAATCACCTCTATACCGGTATTACTACCGATGTGACGCGCCGCCTGCACCAGCATCAGACCGGGAAGGGGGCAAAGGCGCTACGCGGCAAAGGGGAGCTGCGGCTGGTTTTCAGCCGTCAGTTGGGAGATCGTTCGCTGGCGCTGCGTATGGAATACCGCATCAAGCAACTTTCCCGGGCGCAAAAAGAGAAGCTTATCGGCAACAGCAGCGATTTCGAGTCGCTGCTGGCCGCGCTTAAAAGCGATTGA
- a CDS encoding YfaZ family outer membrane protein — protein MKAIKIAALSALLVSGSTFAMGVSFEGGKNWTNLEAEMGKSSSGLYLQGNWLKNVDDGTQVGGAGIGYNLGLGPVMANVGAKALYIGPKKGDNGVAFPIGGGLSVNLTDSIALFGEGYVAPEGLNNSVKNYTEANAGVSWSPISLVTLKAGYRYAGVDGKHGRPSHTLYDGLYASAGVTF, from the coding sequence ATGAAAGCAATTAAAATTGCGGCGCTGTCTGCCCTGTTAGTTTCCGGCTCTACCTTCGCAATGGGCGTAAGCTTTGAAGGCGGTAAAAACTGGACCAACCTGGAAGCCGAAATGGGCAAAAGTTCCAGCGGCCTCTACCTGCAGGGTAACTGGCTGAAAAACGTTGACGACGGCACCCAGGTCGGCGGCGCGGGCATTGGCTATAACCTGGGCCTGGGTCCGGTCATGGCGAACGTGGGGGCGAAAGCGCTCTACATCGGGCCGAAGAAAGGCGACAACGGCGTGGCCTTCCCGATCGGCGGCGGCCTTAGCGTAAACCTGACCGACAGCATCGCGCTGTTCGGCGAAGGCTACGTGGCGCCGGAAGGGCTGAATAACAGCGTGAAAAACTACACCGAAGCTAATGCAGGCGTAAGCTGGAGTCCCATCTCTCTGGTGACTCTGAAGGCCGGTTACCGCTACGCGGGCGTCGACGGCAAGCATGGCCGCCCGAGCCACACCCTGTATGACGGTCTGTACGCTTCTGCTGGCGTGACCTTCTAA
- a CDS encoding NAD-dependent epimerase/dehydratase family protein, with protein sequence MSRVMIVGATGLVGRELLQLLIEDERVEHIAAPTRRPLPESPKVFNPCDPQLSDAMAALSDPVDTVFCCLGTTRSEAGSKNAFVLADYTLVVDSALVGRRLGATQMLVVSSMGASAHSLFFYNRVKGEMEQALIAQDWPRLTIARPSMLLGHREKRRLNESLFAPLFRLLPGRWHAIKARDVATALRDTAFSSYQGVQVLHSGKLRAISRTHESE encoded by the coding sequence ATGAGCCGGGTTATGATCGTCGGAGCCACCGGGCTGGTGGGCCGGGAACTGCTGCAATTACTGATTGAGGATGAGCGGGTGGAACATATCGCGGCGCCGACCCGCCGTCCGCTGCCCGAATCGCCGAAGGTGTTTAACCCCTGTGATCCTCAGCTTAGTGATGCTATGGCTGCATTGAGCGATCCCGTGGACACTGTTTTCTGCTGCCTGGGAACCACCCGTAGCGAAGCTGGCAGTAAAAACGCCTTTGTGCTGGCGGATTACACCCTGGTGGTGGACAGCGCGCTGGTGGGGCGCAGGCTGGGAGCGACTCAGATGCTGGTGGTGAGCAGTATGGGCGCCAGCGCGCACTCGCTTTTCTTCTATAACCGGGTGAAAGGGGAGATGGAGCAGGCATTGATTGCCCAGGACTGGCCGCGGTTGACCATCGCTCGTCCTTCTATGCTGCTGGGTCATCGGGAAAAACGGCGCCTGAATGAGTCGCTGTTCGCGCCGCTTTTTCGCCTGCTGCCTGGCCGCTGGCATGCTATTAAGGCGCGTGATGTGGCAACGGCGCTGCGCGACACCGCCTTTAGCTCTTATCAGGGCGTCCAGGTTCTGCATTCCGGGAAGCTGCGGGCCATTTCTCGCACGCACGAATCGGAATAA
- the diaA gene encoding DnaA initiator-associating protein DiaA, protein MLERIKVCFTESIQTQIAAAEALPDAISRAAMTLVQSLLNGNKILCCGNGASAANAQHFAASMINRFETERPSLPAIALNADNVVLTAISNDRLQEEIYAKQVRALGQAGDVLLAISTRGNSRDIVKAVEAAVTRDMTIVALTGYDGGELAGLLGPQDVEIRIPSQRSARIQEMHMLTVNCLCDLIDNTLFPLPG, encoded by the coding sequence GTGCTAGAAAGAATCAAAGTCTGCTTTACGGAAAGCATTCAAACCCAGATAGCTGCGGCAGAAGCGCTTCCGGATGCCATTTCTCGTGCGGCGATGACGCTGGTTCAGTCTCTGCTTAACGGCAATAAGATCCTGTGCTGTGGTAACGGCGCCTCCGCCGCCAACGCCCAGCACTTCGCCGCCAGTATGATCAACCGTTTCGAAACCGAACGCCCCAGCCTGCCCGCCATTGCGCTCAATGCCGACAACGTGGTGCTAACGGCCATCAGCAACGATCGCCTGCAGGAAGAGATTTACGCCAAGCAGGTTCGGGCGCTGGGTCAGGCGGGAGACGTACTGCTGGCGATCTCGACGCGCGGCAACAGCCGGGATATTGTTAAAGCCGTCGAGGCGGCAGTGACGAGGGATATGACCATTGTCGCACTCACCGGATACGATGGCGGTGAACTGGCCGGTCTGCTGGGGCCTCAGGATGTGGAAATCCGCATTCCCTCCCAGCGCAGCGCACGCATTCAGGAGATGCATATGCTGACGGTTAACTGCCTGTGCGATCTGATAGATAACACCTTATTTCCCTTACCGGGATGA
- a CDS encoding GNAT family N-acetyltransferase, translated as MLIRVEIPIDAPGIDALLRRNFDGGGEASLVHALREDGQLTLGLVATDDDGQVMGYVAFSPVSVEGEELQWVGLAPLAVDEAWRGQGIARQLIFEGLDSLNEFGYAAVVALGEPAFYGHLGFETAANYGLRCRWPDTEKAFQVHRLADDALEGVGGQVEYSDHFNRF; from the coding sequence ATGCTGATTCGAGTCGAGATCCCTATTGATGCGCCGGGTATTGATGCCCTGCTGCGCCGTAACTTTGACGGCGGCGGCGAGGCGAGTCTGGTGCACGCGCTGCGCGAGGACGGGCAACTGACCCTGGGCCTGGTGGCAACGGATGACGATGGACAAGTGATGGGCTATGTGGCCTTCAGCCCGGTGAGCGTCGAGGGCGAAGAGCTACAGTGGGTCGGTCTGGCGCCGCTGGCGGTAGATGAAGCCTGGCGCGGCCAGGGGATCGCCCGCCAGCTGATCTTTGAGGGGCTGGATTCACTCAATGAGTTTGGTTATGCCGCCGTAGTGGCGCTTGGCGAACCGGCATTCTACGGGCATCTGGGCTTTGAAACCGCCGCGAATTATGGTCTGCGCTGCCGCTGGCCGGACACCGAAAAGGCGTTCCAGGTGCATCGCCTGGCGGATGATGCGCTGGAAGGCGTTGGTGGTCAGGTGGAGTATTCCGACCACTTCAATCGCTTTTAA
- a CDS encoding YhbP family protein: MDALTTISRWLKKQHVVTYCLTREEDIWCANAFYVFDAGRVAFYLLSDTDTRHGQMANGLARVAGTVNGQPKTVALIRGVQYRGELRLLEGDEAEERRALYCRRFPVARAMSAPVWEIRLDELKFTDNTLGFGKKLSWLRHPD, encoded by the coding sequence ATGGATGCCCTGACAACCATCAGCCGCTGGCTGAAAAAACAGCATGTCGTGACGTATTGCCTCACCCGGGAAGAAGATATCTGGTGCGCTAATGCTTTTTATGTGTTCGATGCCGGGCGCGTCGCCTTCTATCTGCTGAGCGATACTGATACCCGACATGGGCAGATGGCCAACGGGCTGGCCAGGGTGGCGGGAACGGTTAACGGCCAGCCGAAGACCGTGGCGCTGATTCGCGGCGTGCAGTATCGCGGCGAGCTACGTTTACTGGAAGGCGATGAGGCGGAAGAAAGGCGCGCACTCTACTGCCGCCGCTTTCCGGTGGCGCGGGCGATGTCGGCGCCGGTCTGGGAGATCCGTCTGGATGAACTAAAGTTTACCGACAATACGCTCGGCTTCGGTAAAAAGCTGAGCTGGCTGCGTCATCCCGACTGA
- a CDS encoding YraN family protein gives MAQVPARPHRSGGLLNRQRLGASYEARARRWLERKGLRFLAANAHLPGGEIDLIMTQGHTIVFVEVRYRRNSLYGGAVASVTHAKQQKLLRAARSWLARHNGSFDTVDCRFDVLAFTGDEAEWIVDAFTLNR, from the coding sequence ATGGCTCAGGTACCAGCAAGGCCGCATCGTTCCGGCGGGCTACTAAACCGCCAGCGGTTGGGCGCGAGCTATGAGGCCCGCGCCCGCCGCTGGCTGGAGCGCAAGGGACTGCGCTTCCTTGCCGCTAACGCGCATCTCCCCGGCGGTGAAATCGATCTGATCATGACTCAGGGCCACACCATCGTCTTTGTGGAAGTTCGCTACCGGCGCAATTCTCTTTACGGCGGCGCAGTCGCCAGCGTTACGCACGCCAAGCAGCAAAAACTGCTGCGTGCCGCCCGTTCGTGGCTTGCCCGCCACAATGGGAGTTTTGACACTGTGGATTGCCGTTTCGATGTGTTAGCCTTCACCGGCGATGAGGCTGAGTGGATCGTCGACGCTTTTACCCTTAACAGATAA
- the ubiT gene encoding ubiquinone anaerobic biosynthesis accessory factor UbiT: protein MLEKLRSRLVQLGPSLVRTPIVLTPFALKRQLLEQLLGWQFRQALEEGELDFLEERWLSINVRDIGLRWLTSVQDGKLVVREQGQADVSFSADANDLLLIAARKQDPDTLFFQRRLVIEGDTELGLYVKNLMDAIELDAMPKTLRVLLTQLADFVEAGLKTAPPAKETSVGEAC from the coding sequence GTGTTGGAGAAACTGCGTTCCCGTCTGGTACAGCTTGGCCCGTCTCTGGTCAGGACCCCGATTGTGCTGACCCCCTTTGCGCTCAAGCGCCAGCTGCTGGAACAGCTGCTGGGCTGGCAGTTCCGTCAGGCGCTGGAAGAGGGCGAACTTGATTTCCTCGAGGAGCGCTGGTTGAGTATCAACGTACGCGATATCGGCCTGCGCTGGCTCACTTCGGTTCAGGACGGTAAGCTGGTGGTGCGCGAGCAGGGGCAGGCGGACGTCAGCTTTAGCGCCGACGCTAACGATCTTCTGCTGATCGCCGCCCGTAAGCAGGATCCGGATACGCTCTTTTTCCAGCGTCGCCTGGTGATCGAAGGGGACACGGAGCTGGGGCTGTATGTTAAAAACCTGATGGATGCCATCGAGCTGGACGCCATGCCGAAAACGCTGCGCGTTCTGTTGACACAGCTGGCTGACTTTGTAGAGGCGGGGCTGAAAACGGCGCCGCCTGCGAAAGAAACTTCGGTAGGTGAAGCATGCTGA